A window from Mangifera indica cultivar Alphonso chromosome 2, CATAS_Mindica_2.1, whole genome shotgun sequence encodes these proteins:
- the LOC123198550 gene encoding increased DNA methylation 2-like isoform X1 produces MDSPSHVTVFPAAPRLESNNVPTGAIPGEDQRFLLYFIFSTYFGPDLKGEPQKSVFQRMAGGLPPYTSDQLAGSHMKTVEVERIYYYALRKADQSLTVRLPWLNHFFKGKLSNSDLKLPLIYPQFPDLFPLQLHSHSKSRNHYKIIENIVFINNPDISYNNPEDVQRFRRLTGIENLYLSRDAARFHISEDHCVLYNVQVKEAESNGDSPPFMSSYISQRKRRMDDAMRSKEQDIHDAEPINSMPSSVAPRMYPCMTPLTTKVDTNFLDVDGPAMIFLASRPTKQEWTDITAAAKSGFALTGTAAMGRVGPIVGLMDIGECDDSYLFRVALPGVKRDERHFSCEVDASGKVLIRGVTTTGEKSVYRYSQVFEMQSRNLCPPGRFSLSFQLPGPVDPQQFTGNFGTDGILEGIVMKENSLVDK; encoded by the exons ATGGATAGCCCATCTCACGTGACAGTTTTTCCTGCTGCTCCAAGGTTAGAATCCAATAACGTACCAACTGGAGCAATACCAGGTGAAGATCAACGTTTTCTCTTGTACTTCATTTTCAGTACGTATTTTGGTCCTGATCTGAAAGGTGAACCACAGAAGTCAGTTTTTCAAAGAATGGCAGGGGGCCTTCCGCCATATACTTCTGATCAACTAGCTGGATCACACATGAAAACTGTAGAAGTAGAAAGGATATACTATTATGCACTTAGGAAGGCAGATCAATCTCTTACTGTTAGATTACCTTGGTTGAACcatttttttaagggaaaacTCTCAAACTCTGATCTTAAATTGCCTCTCATTTATCCTCAGTTTCCAGATCTTTTTCCTCTCCAACTACATAGCCATTCAAAGTCCAGAAATCATTACAAAATCATTGAAAACATTGTTTTTATAAACAACCCAGATATCTCTTACAATAACCCAGAAGATGTACAAAGGTTTAGAAGGTTAACTGGGATTGAGAATTTGTATCTGAGCAGAGATGCTGCTAGGTTCCACATTTCAGAAGATCATTGTGTTTTATATAATGTGCAAGTCAAAGAAGCTGAATCCAATGGAGATTCTCCTCCATTTATGTCATCTTATATTTCTCAAAGAAAAAGACGTATGGACGATGCCATGAGATCTAAGGAACAAGATATTCATGATGCAGAACCCATAAATAGTATGCCATCCAGTGTTGCACCAAGAATGTATCCTTGTATGACTCCATTGACAACTAAGGTTGACACCAATTTTCTGGATGTTGATGGTCCAGCAATGATATTTCTTGCTTCTCGCCCAACCAAACAAGAGTGGACTGATATAACAGCTGCTGCTAAAAGTGGATTTGCATTGACTGGGACTGCAGCCATGGGACGTGTTGGACCAATAGTTGGACTTATGGACATTGGCGAGTGTGATGATTCATATCTGTTTCGTGTTGCACTTCCAGGAGTAAAAAGAGATGAAA GGCATTTCAGTTGTGAAGTTGATGCCTCCGGGAAGGTACTGATAAGGGGGGTGACAACAACAGGTGAGAAATCAGTGTACAGATACTCCCAAGTGTTTGAAATGCAAAGTCGGAACCTCTGCCCCCCAGGACGCTTTTCACTCTCATTTCAGTTGCCAGGACCAGTTGATCCTCAACAGTTTACTGGAAATTTTGGCACTGATGGGATTCTCGAGGGTATTGTGATGAAGGAAAACAGTCTAGTTGATAAGTAG
- the LOC123198550 gene encoding alpha-crystallin domain-containing protein 22.3-like isoform X2: protein MAGGLPPYTSDQLAGSHMKTVEVERIYYYALRKADQSLTVRLPWLNHFFKGKLSNSDLKLPLIYPQFPDLFPLQLHSHSKSRNHYKIIENIVFINNPDISYNNPEDVQRFRRLTGIENLYLSRDAARFHISEDHCVLYNVQVKEAESNGDSPPFMSSYISQRKRRMDDAMRSKEQDIHDAEPINSMPSSVAPRMYPCMTPLTTKVDTNFLDVDGPAMIFLASRPTKQEWTDITAAAKSGFALTGTAAMGRVGPIVGLMDIGECDDSYLFRVALPGVKRDERHFSCEVDASGKVLIRGVTTTGEKSVYRYSQVFEMQSRNLCPPGRFSLSFQLPGPVDPQQFTGNFGTDGILEGIVMKENSLVDK from the exons ATGGCAGGGGGCCTTCCGCCATATACTTCTGATCAACTAGCTGGATCACACATGAAAACTGTAGAAGTAGAAAGGATATACTATTATGCACTTAGGAAGGCAGATCAATCTCTTACTGTTAGATTACCTTGGTTGAACcatttttttaagggaaaacTCTCAAACTCTGATCTTAAATTGCCTCTCATTTATCCTCAGTTTCCAGATCTTTTTCCTCTCCAACTACATAGCCATTCAAAGTCCAGAAATCATTACAAAATCATTGAAAACATTGTTTTTATAAACAACCCAGATATCTCTTACAATAACCCAGAAGATGTACAAAGGTTTAGAAGGTTAACTGGGATTGAGAATTTGTATCTGAGCAGAGATGCTGCTAGGTTCCACATTTCAGAAGATCATTGTGTTTTATATAATGTGCAAGTCAAAGAAGCTGAATCCAATGGAGATTCTCCTCCATTTATGTCATCTTATATTTCTCAAAGAAAAAGACGTATGGACGATGCCATGAGATCTAAGGAACAAGATATTCATGATGCAGAACCCATAAATAGTATGCCATCCAGTGTTGCACCAAGAATGTATCCTTGTATGACTCCATTGACAACTAAGGTTGACACCAATTTTCTGGATGTTGATGGTCCAGCAATGATATTTCTTGCTTCTCGCCCAACCAAACAAGAGTGGACTGATATAACAGCTGCTGCTAAAAGTGGATTTGCATTGACTGGGACTGCAGCCATGGGACGTGTTGGACCAATAGTTGGACTTATGGACATTGGCGAGTGTGATGATTCATATCTGTTTCGTGTTGCACTTCCAGGAGTAAAAAGAGATGAAA GGCATTTCAGTTGTGAAGTTGATGCCTCCGGGAAGGTACTGATAAGGGGGGTGACAACAACAGGTGAGAAATCAGTGTACAGATACTCCCAAGTGTTTGAAATGCAAAGTCGGAACCTCTGCCCCCCAGGACGCTTTTCACTCTCATTTCAGTTGCCAGGACCAGTTGATCCTCAACAGTTTACTGGAAATTTTGGCACTGATGGGATTCTCGAGGGTATTGTGATGAAGGAAAACAGTCTAGTTGATAAGTAG
- the LOC123209599 gene encoding nuclear transcription factor Y subunit C-3 has product MDQQGHGQPTSMGMVGSGAQLPYGTNPYPPNQMTGAPNAGSVITSVGTLQSPTQPAGAQLAQHQLAYHQIHQQQQQQLQQQLQSFWANQYQEIEKVNDFKNHSLPLARIKKIMKADEDVRMISAEAPVIFARACEMFILELTLRSWNHTEENKRRTLQKNDIAAAITRTDIFDFLVDIVPREDLKDEVLSSIPRGTMPVAGPADTLAYCYMPPQHAPQVGSTGMIMGKPVMDPSMYAQQSHPYMGQHMWPQGPEQQQSPSDH; this is encoded by the coding sequence ATGGACCAGCAAGGACATGGACAGCCCACTTCTATGGGAATGGTTGGTAGTGGAGCTCAGTTGCCATATGGCACAAACCCTTATCCGCCGAATCAAATGACTGGGGCCCCGAATGCTGGATCAGTGATCACATCAGTTGGGACTCTTCAATCTCCTACTCAACCAGCAGGTGCTCAGCTGGCACAGCACCAACTTGCCTATCATCAAATCCATCAGCAGCAGCAACAGCAACTGCAGCAGCAACTCCAGTCATTTTGGGCAAATCAGTACCAAGAAATAGAAAAAGTTAATGACTTCAAGAATCATAGCCTTCCCTTAGCAAGGATCAAGAAGATCATGAAGGCTGATGAGGATGTGAGAATGATATCAGCAGAGGCACCGGTTATATTCGCCAGGGCATGCGAAATGTTTATCTTGGAATTGACTCTGCGATCCTGGAATCACACAGAAGAGAACAAAAGGAGGACACTCCAAAAGAATGATATTGCAGCAGCAATTACCAGGACTGATATCTTTGATTTTTTAGTTGACATTGTGCCTAGGGAGGATCTGAAAGATGAAGTACTTTCATCAATCCCAAGAGGAACCATGCCCGTTGCTGGACCTGCTGATACACTAGCTTATTGTTATATGCCACCTCAACATGCTCCTCAGGTTGGGTCTACTGGCATGATCATGGGTAAGCCTGTGATGGATCCTTCAATGTATGCCCAGCAGTCTCACCCTTACATGGGTCAACATATGTGGCCACAGGGACCAGAGCAACAGCAATCACCCTCAGATCATTAA